A region from the bacterium genome encodes:
- the recA gene encoding recombinase RecA: MQAIDNNNTDKNKAISLAVSTIEKQFGKGSIMRLGEGEITKNSQIDTIPTGSLGLDIALGVGGLPRGRIIEIYGPESSGKTTLTLHVVAEAQKKGGICAFVDAEHALDVNYARKLGVKTEDLLISQPDNGEQALEIAETLVRSNAVDVVVVDSVAALVPKAEIEGEMGDAQMGAQARLMSQALRKLTATVSRSQTMLIFINQIRMKIGVMFGNPETTTGGNALKFYSSVRMDIRRIGAIKNGDDVIGNRTRVKIVKNKVAPPFREVEFDMIYGEGISKEADLIDLAVKNEIIEKSGSWFSYGPERIGQGTENVKEYLKTHPEVVKKIEFQIKQKAGLLPVEEVKTSAEAKAKKEAKAS, translated from the coding sequence ATGCAAGCCATCGACAATAACAATACCGATAAAAACAAAGCCATCTCTCTGGCTGTTTCTACCATTGAAAAACAGTTTGGCAAAGGTTCTATCATGCGTTTAGGAGAAGGGGAGATCACAAAAAACTCTCAGATTGATACCATTCCCACCGGCTCTTTAGGTTTAGATATTGCTTTAGGAGTGGGTGGTTTACCCCGTGGTCGTATTATTGAAATTTACGGGCCAGAATCGTCCGGTAAAACAACATTAACATTACATGTGGTGGCTGAGGCTCAAAAGAAGGGTGGTATTTGCGCCTTTGTGGATGCCGAACATGCTTTAGATGTTAACTATGCCCGCAAGCTGGGTGTTAAAACCGAAGATTTACTGATCAGCCAGCCCGATAATGGCGAACAAGCTTTAGAAATTGCCGAAACTTTGGTGCGTTCCAATGCGGTGGATGTGGTGGTGGTGGATTCTGTTGCCGCTTTGGTGCCCAAAGCCGAAATTGAAGGTGAAATGGGCGATGCGCAAATGGGTGCTCAAGCACGTCTCATGAGTCAGGCTCTTCGTAAGCTGACTGCTACGGTCAGTCGTTCGCAAACCATGCTTATTTTCATTAACCAAATTCGTATGAAAATTGGTGTGATGTTTGGTAACCCCGAAACAACTACGGGAGGCAATGCGCTTAAATTTTATTCTAGCGTGCGCATGGATATACGTCGTATTGGAGCCATTAAAAACGGTGACGATGTTATTGGTAACCGTACCCGCGTTAAGATTGTTAAAAACAAGGTAGCCCCTCCTTTCCGTGAGGTTGAATTTGATATGATTTACGGTGAAGGAATCAGTAAAGAGGCCGATCTCATTGATTTAGCTGTAAAAAATGAAATCATCGAGAAAAGTGGTTCGTGGTTTTCGTATGGGCCCGAACGGATTGGGCAGGGTACTGAGAATGTAAAAGAGTACTTGAAGACTCATCCCGAAGTAGTGAAAAAGATTGAGTTTCAAATTAAACAAAAAGCTGGGCTTTTGCCTGTGGAAGAGGTAAAAACTTCGGCTGAGGCTAAGGCTAAAAAAGAAGCCAAAGCCTCATAA
- a CDS encoding aldehyde dehydrogenase family protein: protein MQNTAVKQSSSPIVSLIQSQRDFFRTGKSKEYAFRVEQLKKLKELVEKHELDFEAALKSDLGRCPAEAYLGETIIISKEIKHTLKCLKGWMKPQKVSTDFPLLPGTSKIHPEPYGVALIIAPWNYPLQLALGPAVASIAAGNCNIIKPSELAPATSALLARLVNNNFPSEFLAVVEGGVPETTELLNEKFDTIFYTGSSQVGRIVMAAAAKHLTPVTLELGGKSPCIVDEEIHLDFALNRIVWGKFLNAGQTCVAPDYLLINEKIKDKFIDALRKKIESFYGKDVKASPDFARIINKRHFDRILKLLDGEKVVIGGKSDVNNLFIEPTIVELKNAETPLMQEEIFGPVLPFTTYKNLDEAINFINDRSKPLALYLFTTNKSVQEKVIKETSAGGMAINDTVVHLAISELPFGGVGDSGMGSYHGKPGFDAFSHFKSILARPFWGENAMRYPPYAKNFGLVRKLYNFLYR, encoded by the coding sequence ATGCAAAATACCGCCGTTAAGCAGTCGTCATCTCCCATTGTTTCACTCATTCAAAGCCAGCGCGATTTTTTTAGAACAGGTAAAAGCAAAGAGTATGCTTTTCGCGTTGAACAGCTTAAAAAGTTAAAAGAGCTTGTTGAAAAACATGAGCTCGATTTTGAAGCTGCTTTAAAAAGTGATTTGGGTCGTTGCCCGGCCGAAGCGTATTTGGGTGAAACCATCATCATCTCCAAGGAAATTAAACACACCTTAAAATGTCTAAAAGGCTGGATGAAGCCCCAAAAGGTTTCTACCGATTTTCCACTTTTACCTGGTACCAGTAAAATTCATCCCGAACCTTACGGCGTGGCTCTTATTATAGCTCCTTGGAATTATCCTTTGCAGTTAGCTTTAGGGCCTGCTGTCGCTTCCATCGCTGCCGGTAACTGCAATATTATTAAACCGTCTGAGTTGGCTCCGGCAACATCGGCATTACTGGCTCGTTTAGTGAATAATAATTTCCCTTCCGAATTTTTAGCAGTGGTAGAAGGCGGCGTGCCCGAAACAACCGAATTATTAAATGAAAAATTCGACACCATTTTTTACACGGGTTCTTCGCAAGTGGGCCGTATTGTAATGGCTGCAGCTGCTAAACACTTAACACCTGTTACTCTTGAACTAGGTGGCAAGAGTCCGTGTATTGTAGATGAAGAAATTCATTTGGATTTTGCCCTAAACCGTATTGTGTGGGGCAAATTTTTAAATGCGGGTCAAACTTGTGTGGCTCCCGATTATCTTTTGATCAACGAAAAGATTAAAGACAAATTTATTGATGCGCTTCGTAAAAAGATTGAAAGTTTTTATGGAAAAGATGTAAAAGCTAGCCCTGATTTTGCCCGTATTATCAATAAGCGTCATTTTGACCGTATCCTTAAATTATTGGACGGTGAGAAAGTAGTGATTGGTGGTAAGTCTGACGTTAATAACCTTTTTATCGAACCAACTATCGTCGAATTGAAAAACGCCGAAACCCCTCTCATGCAGGAAGAAATTTTTGGACCGGTTCTTCCATTTACCACTTACAAAAATTTGGACGAAGCCATTAACTTTATTAATGATCGTTCCAAACCCTTAGCCTTGTATCTCTTTACAACCAATAAGAGTGTGCAGGAAAAAGTAATTAAAGAAACCAGTGCGGGTGGCATGGCTATTAACGACACGGTGGTGCATTTAGCGATCAGTGAATTACCGTTTGGTGGAGTAGGGGATAGCGGGATGGGTTCGTATCATGGCAAACCTGGCTTTGATGCTTTTAGTCATTTCAAAAGTATTTTAGCCCGTCCGTTCTGGGGCGAAAACGCCATGCGTTATCCGCCGTATGCCAAAAACTTTGGGTTGGTGCGAAAGTTGTATAATTTTTTATATCGTTAA